GTTGTCCTCGCGCATGTCCCGATACCAGACCGGAAGGGGGTCCGGCGTGCCGTCGGCCTGGGCCAGGGGCAGGGTCCCCAGCAGTTCGGCTTCACCCTCGGGCAGGTCTTCCGTGGGCATCTGGCTCAGGATGACCGCAACGGGGGTCCGGGCCACGGCGCCGACGAGGCGTTCCGTCAGGCCTCGCGCGATGGCGGCCCTCTCCCGGGTGAAGACGTACGGTCCGCAGAAGGAGACGCTGGTGGCGGACAGCGGTTCCCAGGTCATCAGGCCGCAGGCCGTGCCGCCGCGGTCCAGGGCCAGGACGCCGCACAGCTCGCCGCCCCGGATCCGGTCGACCACCTTGCCCGGGGTCCTGAAGGCCGGAGGCACGAGGCGCTGGGGGTAGAGAGCCGCCGTCAGGGCGCAGGCCTCCTTGATCAGGCTCGGCTCGTCGGCCGGTACGAACGTCACCTCGCCGCGGGGAGCGAAGCGTTCCGCCTCCCGGCTTTCGATGCCCGGATAGGCGCGGTCCATGCGCAGGCGCAGGGTCACGTTTGCGCCGTCGCGGTGCGCCTCGAAGCCGTCGCTCATGCGCGCGGCCAGGAGCAGGCCCATGGCCTGCAGGTTGTCCTCGGCGCAGGCGTCCCCGCACGCGGTGATGTTCATGGCCCAGAGGTCGGCGTCGCGGGCCGTGAAGGAAAACCGCGTGTCGACGTGGCTCGCGCCGGGTTCGAGACGCAGTTCGAGGGGCGCCTTGGGGGCCAGTTCGGCGAGGTAGGCCAGCAGTTCCTCCACGGCCATGGTCAGGCGCAGGGCCTTGCCGTGGTCGAGGCCGAAAACCGCGCCGCACTGCTCGGCCACGCCCTGGACCATCGGAATCCAGGCCGAGTCCGCGTGCAGCTTCAGGGTGATGGTCTTTTCGCGTGTCATCTGCGGCCATCCTTTGTCAGGGCGAAGCAGGCCCTGAATTCGTTCATGTCGCCGTGGCGGCGGTAGGTGCATTCGTCGGCCAGTTCCCGGACCAGGAAGATGCCCAGGCCGCCCGGCTCCCGTTCGTCGAGCCCTGCTTCCAGGTCAGGGGCCTCGCGGCCGAGGGGGTCGAAGGCCACGCCCCAGTCGCGCAGGATCAGGCAGAAGCGGGCCCCATTCGGGGTGAGCATGCAGTCCACCTCCATGTCGCCTCCGCCTTGGGGGTAGGCGTAGCTGCCGACGTTGACCACCAGTTCCTCGACCACAAGTTCGAGCCTGGCAGCCAGTTCGGCGCCGAGGCCCAGGCTGGCGCCCCGGCTGCCGACAAAGTCCTGGACCAGGGCGAGGCTTTCGAGGGTGGCCGGGATGCGCAGGCAGACGGCCCCTGTCGTTTCCATCACCCCTCCAGGGCCGCGTCCGCGGACGGGTGGATCGTGAACAGCTTCAGGAATCCTGAAACCCTGAAGACCTCGTCCACCATGCCGGACAGGCCGCAGAAGGAGAGGCTGCCGCCGGCGGCCTTGAGGCGCTTGCCGGCGGCCAGGATGCTGCGGAGTCCGGCGGAGCTGATGTACTCGAGCCCGGTCAGGTCCGCGACGTGCGTCGTGCACCCCTGTCCGAGCAGTTCCGTGCAGGCGGACTCGAAACGGGGGGCGGAGACGGCGTCCATGCGGCCGGTGCAGGTGAGCAGCGCTTTTGTCCCGACGGTCCGGGTCTGGATATCCATGGTTGTCTCCTTGTGATGGTGAAGGTCACTGCTGGCCGGGGCCGAGATAGCGCAGGGCGAGCATGGTGATGTCGTCCGACTGCTCCGCGTCGCCGGCCCAGGCGGTGACCGATGCGGACACGGCCCGGACCAGGTCGCGCGCTCCGGCGCGGGCATGTCCGGCCACGGTTTCCAGGAGGCGGTCGTCCGAGTACAGTTCGAGGTTCGGGTTCATGGCTTCGCTCACCCCGTCGGTGGAGAGGAAGAGCGCGTCGCCGGGGACAAGGTCGAGGGTGCCGGTGCTGTAGTCGATGTCCGGCATGGCCCCGGCCATGGGCTCCTCCATGCCGGCGATCCGCTCCGGGGGGAGCCCGGCGCGCAGCAGCAGTGGGGAGGGATGCCCGGCGTTGCCGTATACGAGCCTGCCCGTGCGCGTGTCCAGGACGGCCAGGAAGAGGGTCACGAACATGCA
The Desulfomicrobium escambiense DSM 10707 genome window above contains:
- a CDS encoding ATP-binding protein is translated as METTGAVCLRIPATLESLALVQDFVGSRGASLGLGAELAARLELVVEELVVNVGSYAYPQGGGDMEVDCMLTPNGARFCLILRDWGVAFDPLGREAPDLEAGLDEREPGGLGIFLVRELADECTYRRHGDMNEFRACFALTKDGRR
- a CDS encoding STAS domain-containing protein codes for the protein MDIQTRTVGTKALLTCTGRMDAVSAPRFESACTELLGQGCTTHVADLTGLEYISSAGLRSILAAGKRLKAAGGSLSFCGLSGMVDEVFRVSGFLKLFTIHPSADAALEG